In a genomic window of Chroicocephalus ridibundus chromosome 18, bChrRid1.1, whole genome shotgun sequence:
- the SIK3 gene encoding serine/threonine-protein kinase SIK3 isoform X5, protein MQAADGRSALLWAGAPSGERAAQGLWSCGGVFRCKRLIKMDDLLFAAARLGWQVMETERMIYLVTEYASGGEIFDHLVAHGRMAEKEARRKFKQIVAAVNFCHCRNIVHRDLKAENLLLDANLNIKIADFGFSNIFTPGQLLKTWCGSPPYAAPELFEGKEYDGPKVDIWSLGVVLYVLVCGALPFDGSTLQNLRARVLSGKFRIPFFMSTECEHLIRHMLVLDPSKRLSMEQICKHKWMKLGEADAEFDRLIAECQHLKTERQMEPLNEDVLLAMADMGLDKERTIQSLRADAYDHYSAIYSLLCDRLKRHKNLRIAASPSIPRTMTFPTSANIQQTEQTGNTMSINVPQVQLINPENQIVETDGTMNLDSDEGEEPSPEALVRYLSMRRHTVGVADPRTEVMEDLQKLLPGFPRVTPQAPFLQVTPNVNFMHNVLPRQNLQPTGQLEYKEQSLLQPPTLQLLNGMGPLGRRASDGGANIQLHAQQLLKRPRGPSPLVTMTPAVPAVTPVDEESSDGEPDQEAVQRYLANRSKRHTLAMTNPTAEIPPDLQRQLGQQSFRPRAWAPHLVPDQHRSIYKDSNTLHLPTERFSPVRRFSDGAASIQAFKAHLEKMGNNSSIKQLQQECEQLQKMYGGHMDERTLEKTQQQHMLYQQEQHHQILHQQIQDCIRPPQPSPPLQAPCENQPALLTHQLQRLRIQPSSPPPNHPNNHLFRQPNSSPPPVSSSVLQPHGAASQSQFQGMPSHNTIFPQSGNCSPPPNMGLTCLGLQQQSQPQQVTIQVQEPGDMVSNNLLQGASVGGQGMSSHARGMPLSPSANQIQMQHRANLMASLTYGHRQLSKQLSADSAESHSLNVNRYPPANYDQVHLHPHLFPEQPRVSPGNYSPSGGVGFPPAQQALKVPQLDQYPTFPQNAHQQQQHYTASALQQALLSPTPPDYSRHQQVPHILQGLLSPRHSLTGHTDMRLPQAEFAQLIKRRQQQQQQQEFQELFRHMSQGDAGNMGTSVGQNLSERQSLSLPYQSADTYHPQSSPQHLLKIRAQECIQQVPASVPPHGYVHQPALFHSESMEEDCACEGARDSFPDSKSSNTLTKGCQETPLLVNAGGHGDPESLLGTANHAQELGTHQYRHQPAAGFSRNKVPSRESIVGNCMDRSSPSQAMQVPDHNGLGYPARPASSEHPRPRTLQRHHTIQNSDDAYVQLDNLPGMSLMAGKALSSARMSDAVLSQSSLMASQQLRDRESEECGESLEGQEHPNLGDGNQHLNTSCYPSTCITDVLLSYKHPEVPFGMEQAGV, encoded by the exons ATTTTGGCTTCAGTAACATCTTCACACCTGGTCAGCTGCTTAAAACCTGGTGCGGGAGTCCTCCCTACGCTGCTCCAGAGCTCTTTGAAGGAAAGGAATACGATGGGCCAAAGGTTGACATTTGG AGTCTCGGCGTGGTGCTGTACGTGCTGGTCTGCGGCGCTCTGCCCTTCGACGGGAGCACGCTGCAGAACCTGCGGGCGAGGGTGCTCAGCGGGAAATTTCGCATTCCATTTTTCATGTCCACAG AATGTGAACACCTGATCCGCCACATGCTGGTCCTGGACCCCAGCAAGCGGCTCTCCATGGAGCAGATCTGCAAACACAAGTGGATGAAGCTTGGGGAGGCTGACGCGGAGTTCGAcagg CTGATAGCGGAGTGTCAGCACCTGAAGACGGAGAGGCAGATGGAGCCGCTGAACGAGGACGTGTTGCTGGCGATGGCGGACATGGGGCTGGACAAGGAGCGTACAATTCAG tcATTAAGAGCTGATGCTTACGATCACTACAGTGCAATCTACAGCCTGCTCTGCGACCGTCTGAAGAGACACAAGAATCTGCGCATTGCAGCATCTCCAAGCATACCGCGGACCATGACCTTCCCCACCTCTGCTAACATCCAG CAGACAGAACAGACAGGCAATACCATGAGCATCAATGTGCCACAAGTCCAGCTCATCAATCCCGAAAACCAAATTGTGGAG ACCGACGGAACAATGAACCTGGACAGTGATGAAGGGGAAGAGCCGTCACCTGAAGCTCTGGTTCGTTACCTCTCAATGAGAAGGCACACCGTTGGAGTAGCTGACCCGCG GACGGAAGTCATGGAAgatctgcagaagctgctgccaggcttCCCCCGTGTCACTCCTCAGGCTCCGTTCCTGCAGGTGACCCCGAATGTGAACTTCATGCACAATGTGCTGCCTCGGCAGAACCTGCAGCCCACGGGTCAGCTGGAGTACAAG GAgcagtccctgctgcagccccccaccctgcagctgctgaACGGCATGGGCCCTCTGGGGCGGAGGGCATCAGATGGCGGAGCTAACATCCAGTTACAcgcacagcagctgctgaaacGTCCTCGAGGTCCATCCCCGCTCGTCACTATGACGCCA GCCGTCCCTGCTGTCACCCCTGTGGATGAGGAGAGCTCCGACGGGGAGCCAGATCAGGAAGCTGTGCAGAG ATACTTGGCAAATAGGTCAAAAAGGCACACTCTGGCAATGACCAACCCTACAGCTGAAATCCCTCCAGACTTGCAGAGGCAGCTAGGACAGCAGTCCTTCCGACCCCGGGCTTGGGCTCCACACCTGGTACCCGATCAGCACCG TTCTATTTACAAGGACTCGAATACTCTGCACCTCCCCACCGAACGCTTCTCCCCAGTTCGGCGCTTCTCCGATGGTGCTGCCAGCATCCAGGCTTTCAAAGCCCACCTGGAGAAGATGGGCAATAACAGTAGCATCAAACAGCTTCAGCAG GAGTGCGAGCAGCTTCAGAAGATGTATGGGGGGCACATGGATGAGAGGACGCTGGAGAAGACGCAGCAGCAGCACATGTTGTaccagcaggagcagcaccatCAGATTCTTCATCAGCAGATTCAG GATTGCATCCGGCCACCCCAGCCATCTCCACCCTTGCAAGCTCCATGTGAAAACCAGCCAGCTCTGCTCACTCACCAGCTTCAGAG GTTACGGATCCAGCCATCCAGCCCACCCCCGAACCACCCTAATAACCACCTCTTCAGGCAACCAAACAGCAGCCCACCTCCTGTGAGCAGCAGCGTGCTGCAGCCCCACG GTGCTGCCTCCCAGTCCCAGTTCCAAGGGATGCCGTCCCACAACACAATCTTCCCGCAGTCCGGTAACTGTTCCCCTCCCCCCAACATGGGGCTGACGTGCCTGGGCCTGCAGCAGCAGTCGCAGCCTCAGCAGGTCACCATCCAAGTGCAGGAGCCCGGCGACATGGTCAGCAACAACCTCCTGCAAGGGGCCTCTGTGGGCGGGCAGGGCATGTCCTCCCACGCGCGGGGCATGCCCCTCAGCCCCAGCGCCAACCAGATCCAGATGCAGCACCGCGCCAACCTGATGGCCTCCCTCACCTACGGCCACAGGCAGCTTTCCAAGCAGCTCAGCGCCGACAGCGCCGAGTCGCACAG CCTGAACGTGAACAGGTATCCCCCCGCCAACTACGACCAGGTGCACTTACACCCCCACCTGTTCCCAGAGCAGCCTCGCGTTTCCCCCGGCAACTACAGCCCATCGGGAGGAGTTGGGTTTCCTCCAGCTCAGCAAGCTCTGAAAGTCCCGCAGCTTGACCAGTATCCCACTTTCCCTCAAAATGCACATCAGCAACAGCAGCACTACACTGCATCAGCACTACAGCAAGCACTGTTGTCCCCGACGCCTCCCGACTACAGCCGACACCAGCAGGTACCGCACATCCTCCAGGGACTGCTTTCTCCCCGGCACTCGCTCACGGGGCACACGGACATGCGGCTGCCCCAGGCAGAATTTGCACAGCTCATCAaacggcggcagcagcagcagcagcagcaagaatttCAAGAGTTGTTCAGGCATATGAGTCAAGGGGATGCTGGGAATATGGGCACCAGCGTGGGACAGAACCTCTCGGAGCGCCAGTCGTTGTCTTTGCCTTACCAGAGTGCTGACACGTACCACCCAcagagcagcccccagcatctcttAAAAATCAGGGCGCAAGAATGTATCCAGCAGGTACCTGCATCAGTGCCGCCGCACGGATACGTACACCAGCCAGCCCTGTTCCATTCGGAGAGCATGGAGGAGGACTGCGCGTGCGAGGGTGCCAGGGACAGCTTTCCAGACAGTAAGAGTTCAAACACATTGACCAAAGGTTGCCAGGAGACCCCTCTGCTTGTAAACGCAGGAGGGCACGGGGACCCAGAATCTTTGCTAGGAACTGCTAATCACGCGCAGGAGCTGGGGACGCATCAATACAGACATCAGCCCGCTGCTGGATTCAGTAGGAATAAGGTGCCCAGCAGAG AGTCCATCGTGGGGAACTGCATGGACAGGAGTTCCCCCAGCCAAGCGATGCAGGTGCCTGACCACAACGGACTGGGCTACCCTGCGCGACCCGCCTCCAGCGAGCACCCGCGGCCCAGGACCCTGCAGAGACATCACACCATTCAGAACAGCGATGATGCCTAC GTGCAGTTAGATAACTTGCCCGGAATGAGTTTAATGGCAGGAAAAGCACTAAGCTCTGCTCGGATGTCTGATGCCGTCCTCAGCCAGTCGTCGCTGATGGCCAGTCAGCAGCTGCGCGACAGGGAGAGTGAGG AGTGTGGGGAGAGTTTGGAAGGTCAAGAGCATCCCAACCTCGGCGATGGCAACCAGCATCTAAACACCTCCTGTTACCCGTCGACGTGTATTACGGACGTCCTACTGAGCTACAAGCACCCGGAGGTGCCCTTTgggatggagcaggcaggggtgtAA